The sequence aaaaagaagagcattgACAAAAAAACATGTCAAACAGCAGCAATCATGTTGTCTAAAATAACGTTTAAAAGAGTGCTAACCTTGGGAGTGCCGTGCCATAAACAGTGCATGGTGACCCTGGCTCCGTCATGTGTGTGAGCCATGTACACGACCGCCTCTCTGATGGACTCGATCATCTCCTGAAACACATCACACCACAACAGACATTAGACAGCAGGCAGCAGTAAACACACAACACTCACCGTTCTCTGTTTGGCTGCAGCATGTGCAAAGAAGTCCAGAAAAACTTTAATGACGGCCTCCCTGTAGAGGGAGCATAATGCATTAATACACCCAAAAATTACGTTTTAAGAGAAAACTGTATCACATGACAGTACTGATGGACGCTATTACTCTTGtagtatttatgcatattttgaatttttatatttagttttgttttacatttttatttaaatgttagcaATTTTTCTGTgcgctttttaaatgtttttatttttaacgttTCTCTTTGGCActaatttattacagttttagtaatttaatacttCAAATAACCCTATTTTAAATTCAGTCATTTGCTATCTCAACGTTTCTaattttgattgatgtttttcatctaataatttcttttcatcttcatttcaattaatgaagaattatttttttttaactcaggtGTTACATAATGATTTGAGAATTGTCATTTCTCTGttaaaatcatcataatcataactTTTGCTTTgagtttgttaaataaataaaataaataataaactcatttaaaaaaatgtattaaataatacaaacttaaaagatttgtatttaattcattACATTACCCAACTGTTAGATAAATAAATAGGCATTTCATTATACATAAACCACTTTTTTAGCAGGATTTCTAGCAAAAATAACTTTGGTAACGATGCATTTAGTGTACATAAATCTAGCAATTAAAAATGAACCgcagacaataataaaaaaaaaaaaatgcaaaactaatTTCAGTAGACAACCCTAAAAACTCACTTCTGTGCCACTGGTGTGAGGATCTGCTTCATTTCATCCATGATGCTCTCCAATTTCTCTGAGTGCCTGAGCATCTGTCTGACGGTCCCCTTAAAAGCCGACATCACTGCCCCCACCTGCTGTTTACTCCTGCAGGAGGAATTTAACATTTCCTCTTTGAGTGGATCATAAATTCATGGATTGTTCTCATTCTGAATCAAGTCAAACAACACTTTTAGGAGAGAATGTGTTTCAGTCTATGTTTTACACAATAACTGCATTATAATTTACTGAGAAACTGACAGAAACAAACAGTGAATACTgagttaaaaacatttaagaggttttacttacatttaagaggttttacttactgttttaatttttccttcACAAGTCTCTGTAGTTCTTTCATCTGTTTGGTCCTTTTTCGCTTGTCACAACCCTTCCTGTATTTCCACAAAACACATAGATGTGAGTGTTTCTTCAACCTTTGCACTTTCATGTTCCAGGTTTTTGTCTTATGATGTTTATTTGAACAGGACTTTGTTCATTTGTTAGGAATGATCTTTGCTTTGACACTTCTTGatattaaaactaaatgtttttaactaaaatttatatatttatctagtttttgtttgtttaaagaaaatcacattaaaagtttCTTGAACTTCTTTTGTATGTcacttttgttaaaatattattaaataaacaactataaaaGTTGCCATACACATAAACCACTTAAGAATTAACTgtcaaaatgatttacaaaacaattgctgtctaaaaaaaataagttttatgacAAAGTCAGACAAAAAACAACTTTGTACGTAACAATCTGACCCATAACAAGCAACAGTGTCAGTGAGGAAAGAAGTAgttcagaaaacagaaaatataaataatatttgcgAACCATATTTTTATTCTGCATTCTTTTTAATCATGCTTTAATTCTTGATCAAATTATGCAAgatgtgttaaattattaattattgtgtgcatttaggatgcattaaatcctTACTTCCCAtcacagaaagaaataaaatttgaaaCGTGATAGAAATGACATTTGTTGATGATGGTTCGCAAAATAACTGCTGATCCTGAGATGTTTTAtgagagattattattatttgacagcATCAAAAGGGCTTAAAAGAcccataacaaaataaacacccaCAGACAACATTCTCCCACGTAATAAATAATTAGAAACATTTACCTCCTTACAATTTCCCACACTTGCTTTGCTCTGCTGACAATCAGGTAACTCTCTTTTTTCTCATTCTGCTGGCGATTCTGcttcaactcttttttttttttgtttgaattcatCCCATTTAGGTTTCTTCCCTTCAGAGCCTGTTAGagaattgattaattgattaataaaccCTTGTAAAACCACAAAACTccacaatatataatacaaaactaCTCCAAAATAAGACAATTCAGGAGATAATTGTGATATTTGTACCTTCATCTTTTCTGCTTCCCGGGGTGTTTTCTCTTCTTTGTGAACTTTCCATCTGATGGCTTTCTGTTGAGTTTCTGTGGACCTCCATCTCCACCTGATCTTTGTCTGTGTTGTGAGGTCGTTTGCCTGGTGGTTTTCCTCCTGGTTTAGAGGGAAACAAAGATGTTATTTACGctttgtgagtatgtgtgtgtgaggagattttttgtgtgtatatctgCTGGACTGTGGATTGTTTAGAGTCACACTGCAAACTTGAAACCAAAGTCAGGTTAGAGATCTTACTAGATCTTAACGAGGATAAGTTAACAAAGAGCGTAAAATAGACATGAAGTAAGaacaaaatgccaaaaataaataaataaatcagccaaaaataaattagaaatgtagttagataaataagtaaataaatgtgtaagCCAAAAACTGTGCACACCCAACACATGAAATACATAGCCTAAATCATAAACCAACTAATGCGATCGTGTGTGAAGAGAAGACACTCTCACGCAGTCCTGAAAATATAATCCTCACAAGAGCGCCACCTCCTGGTGAAGACCACCTCCTCTCCTAAAGGAACAAGAGTGCCATCTTCATGTTGAGTTGTACATCTCCAACCTATTCAGagagtttaaataattttgataataataactcCATCAGCAAGCCAGTTAAGGTGATATTTCGTCAGTGAAAGAGGTTACCTGGATCTTTACATTTTATGACATCAGACTcccaatatataataaaaattatatatttacttgaagcaaatttcaaatgaaatagTCAGactaacttaaaatatttaataaattattttatttgattttggttaatggtcacatgaaaatactacaaatattaaaatgtagacACACATTATTGTTGTAATGTCACAGGGTTGTTGCGAGAGATCAAGAGCGTATTTTACAACAGCAGTCTTccttttatttacacacattattgttgttaatgTCAGAGGGTTGTTGCAAGAGATCAAGAGTGGATTTAACAACAGCCATTTACTAAACCCTAcatgtaattacaattttaattgtttatcaGTATTTGACCCACTACTCAAGTATTTGGTAGCTTTTCACAGTCAgatatcaaacatttaaaaacacagaatgaTCTGATTAACTAATGGCAAGTTTTTTTAAACTACCGTTTTAAATGTACGTTAGTTACCACGGTGGATGGTGTGTGATGCCTTATTATCAAATATCCTGTTGAGCTTAATCTTCTAATCCAGTCGTCCTTAACCAGTTGTTACTATTTTAGCgagacttaaaaaataaatactacaaataaacaaaactaaaaacatataaaaaaaaaaaaaaattgaacagtaaaattaaatcatccacattaataatataaacaaaaaacatagtggataattttttttattattattaagagtatgggggattttgtgtttttaattttgtgtgaaaaaaagtgttgttttttaattgttgtgcgctcctcatttgggagtcacactcatggtcttgaaatttaacttttattttcttcagtaaaatcaatctaatatatttttgttcaataatatttttttcttttgtattctgagagaatttcatggtactaattaatatttatgcaataattatgatcaatttttcccattgaaaatagtacaaaaaattgtgtttctaattttttacaattatttttcaattaatgcagtatttcagattaaaatagagaccAATTTCTGAAGGCAGATtagcacctcctggtgagagcaaaaaaaaagaaaaacctgtaatttcatggtgtaaccactagattcctgtataggactctatagagaggcttgtgaattccctagttgtttttgtacataattgtttacttttattaggttgtggatttaaatgtatattaaggcattctcaaagactactttttgtcaaggtttatatttttgttgttttaaatgttgatttgaagtgttttttttttttgcattattattactattcaaacctgaacacagaaagcattttgttacacaaaacattacagttctataaaaatgtgacaaaaatgaacaggaatgctttatcagagcttaatccttctaGGTCTGACctgattttaacctcttatttcagtcttctgactcattttggctatatggttatagcataccaattcatttgagtatgtataattctgtatgtgtgcGTTCACATAacaagtgccataaaagtcaccaagtttcataCCATTCTGGTAAAGgtacgatttttaaaaatgtaaaattctccgATCAAAACTGACCGAAGACCGCACAAGGGTTAATTAAGCAATTAACTCACAGTATCATATATTAGACAGTGTATATAGCAGCTACAGTACCTTTCATAAAAACATGCACTTATGACATTCTGGAGTTTTAAAAACGTCTATATCTTATGACTAATTTTGTtacataaaatagttttaaaattataaacatacgTAGTATCTGCTGATTTGCTGGTGTCGCTGAAACGCGGTTTGTCCCTCTGTACTCGCCGTGAGCAGCTGATatgcaggtcaaaggtcagtccAGTGCCGCAGACAAGATGGATGTCAGCCAAGCAAAACAAGAGCATCTGCTCGCATTAAAAGGTACTGCGGGTGTTTACTTTCTTCCTAGAGTACCGAGGGCGCAGCTCAATGTTTGAACAATGTTGCGGTTCATTCATAAATATCGTTGAGATGCCCACTGTAGCTAGCTGCTAATGCTAATCATTTCTGCTGAGTTCAGAAGAGACTGTCTCTCACATCTAACGGTACTGCGGCTCATTACGTGTGTGCCACGGTacagtgtttacttttttttatcattcagacTACGTTTCTTAAAAACAGTCAATTCATATTAGTCTAGTAATTTTCTATCGAGTTGTCCAGAAGTAAACAAACGACAGGTGCTGTGTTGCATTATCAGACAAAGTATGAAGAACAACAAATGAATTTATTCTTGACAGTCATTTTCATGTTTGTTATCTTGGTATGTTTAGTAGCTTAGAGAAACTAGTGTAAACTAACATAAACAAGCACATAAATACaagttatattttgcataaagaaaattaagcgtTAAGAATTTTTGCTTTCTGACATTATTTTCTTGATCATTATTAACCCCTGCTCACATTTGTGATCCTCAACAATCAAAACAGACTGACATCAATGAATGTagccttttttaattaaatacatgttctatattttgtttcagtaatatttatgcttagatattttgtattttaagggGATTTCATGGTGCTAGACAATCAAAATTATACACCTTTATAAAAGCACACATATAAAAGAAAAGTAATAGTAACATTGATGGAAGGCAGATTGGTGTTTGAACTTTGAAAGACCATTTAACATCGTCTAACCATGTCAACACCATCCACGTTtctttcctctgtgtgtgtgtgtgtgtgtgtgtgtgtgtgtgtgtgtgtgtgtgtgtgtgtgtgtgtgtgttcatatattAGCAGGTGCCACAAAAGTCACCAGGTTTCTTACAAATccaatgaagaagaaaaagagtaaaaacataaactaaataaCTGAAGACCACCAGGGGATTGTAGATGCACGTCATTATAATGTTTCATGCAGATTTGAATCAGATTGATTATAGAGTATTATGTCTGGGTGATTTTCATTACTGTGTGACATTTAACTACAGACAGGTTCTTGACCTATTGTCATCAGAAATGATTAGAGAGTGCAAACAGTCCTGCTACAGTGAAATATGAGTCCATTGAACTAAGAAGACACTGAACTACATATATCAGAAAATAGCAGTTTATTGCTTTGTAGGTCCTTGAATCAACTGAGCGTTTAAAACTACACAAAGAGTTGTTACTGTTACTCTCATCAaccttaaatatttcatattaacagTCTCTTGTGTTTCTCTCTCCAGTGATGCGGCTGACCAAACCCACACTGTTTACAAACATGCCAGTGACGTGTGAGGACCGAGATCTTCCAGGTGCAGTCCAGAGACGCTTACACTAACTTTGATCTCATTACTAATCAAGAAACATTAGAAGAAATCACATATTTTGTGAAATCAAATACagaatcatttgtaaatatacatattaaaaccaGAGGTCCCCAAACTGTTCATTATGAAGGGCTGAAATTAAACTtgattgaataaatatatatatatatttatgacatATCATCAAAGGCATATGTACTTCATGACAGTCAGTCTTTGGCCTGCGGCTCTGGTTCAGACATCTCGTACTTCATGACAGTCAGTCTTTGGCCGCTGATCTCTGGTCTGCAGTATTGTGTTGTATAATGGAAGATGCTCTGTGAGATCCCGCGTATGATATGATAGATCAGCAGTTTGCAGTGTTTGTTTTCCTTTAGCAGGTAGCGGATGGCTCTGAAAGGCGATCTCTAGCGCTGTGCTCCAGAGCCGCGTGTCACTGTGACAGTTCTGAGGAGCACTTCTATATATAAAAGGGGCTGAAATATGTTCCCCTATAAATCAGCATGGATGAGATTGTAATGCTGGAAACATGAAGTGACTTTGTTATgcttttttgtataaataatcaGCAGAAACACGGCTTGCAAACAGTTTGTTTGGTAATTGCTCAGAATTTGATGATTTATACATGTTGATGTTATATTTGTGTCATCCAGGAGATGTTATACATCTGGAGATTTATACATGGTGGAAAATCATGGCCTGTGACCTACATGTCAAAAATGGCTGCTTAAGCATAAATAAGACACAGATGTAACGATCTATTGATGTAGATGTCTAGAGTGATCTAAATCTAAGAGCGACTGTCACTCAGGAGGGGTTACAGCTCAGCATATCACATGTCTGCAGGTGATTTGTTCATAAGACTCATGAAAGACGATCCATCGACCGTAAAGGGGGCAGAGACACTAATCCTTGGGGAAATGCTCACGCTGCCACAGAATTTTGGGTAATGTTTCTATAAGAAAATCTAATTATATGCATATTGATAACTGAAAagtttctgaattatttttgatTCGTTTATGGGTTCATGGCACTTTCCACAAACGTGGTGCACTTTAGTATTgccttactttttaaaatatttagaggcaaaatggcaaaaaaaaagttttgcctctaaaattctattatttatatttagaaccATTAGATTTGTTTGATTAACTATAATCGAAAAAGcaaaattataattcattataatctagtttaaaacacatcAAATGTCTGTATTCTCTTTATCCCAAAtcagaaaatgtgcatttttctagcaaaataaagttaataaataatgctgcaatgcatttgttatagtatttattcatctttgctaaaattactttgaaaaattattattaaaaatacaattattttttgtttatttagttcatCTTTTTAAGtccatgaaataatattaaaaaattttgataattttttttacttttttttttttacatttttgatcatttaaaaaaaaaaatattattatttttgataatttttttcttaactaatgttgaaattaacaataaagttttaattaagtttttaaaaatgctttagaagtattttttattgttagttattgCTAATGTCAAAAAAATAGaaccttattgcaaagtgttaccaaaagtggcaaaatgacagaaataaagtgtCTAGACAGCAGtttacaaaaatcacaaacattcCATGAACAGAATAGAAATAAATCAGCTCATAGGTGAATGACCAGCATTTTCTGCAGGTTAAGCACCTCACATTCTGTGtcctatttgtggaaagtgccacATGCACATTTTAATCTCTCAGCGCTCCAGCGATTCGAAAAATGCATTCTCACTATTTCCTGTACAGAAATATTTTCCTTGGCGAGACCTTCTCCAGTTACATCAGCGTGCACAACGACAGCAATCAAGTGGTCAAAGATATTCTTGTGAAGGTAACGGCTCGTGGGAAGTGATCGAGTATCTCCTGCAGCTGTGGCAGCTGTTTTGATATCCCATGATTCTCTCCTCTCTCAGGCGGACCTGCAGACGAGCTCCCAGAGGTTAAATCTATCTGCTTCAAACTCTGCCGTTTCAGAGCTCAAGCCCGAGTGCTGCATCGATGATGTCATCCATCACGAGGTCAAGGAGATCGGGACACACATGTACGTAACTCCTGATGCTCTAAACACTCAAAGCCTTGAGTTCTTAGTAATGTAATGCTGGCTTGCATTAATATCATAAAGGTTATGACAGTTTTTAaatccagtgttgttattgttaatgaaaactgaaagtattaaaaataatttttagtattttaaataaaactgaaatataatggtttgtattcattagtgctgtcaagcgattaatcgcgattaatcgcatccaaaatagaagtttttgtttacataatatatatttgtgtgtactgtgtgtatttattatgtttatataaatacatgtacacgcatgcatgtatatatttcagaaaagtaagttatgtttatattttaaatatttatatataatataaatgatatgaatataaatatataaatgtaaatattttcgaattttatacatgcatgtgtgtgtatttatatatacataattatacacagtacacacaaatatatattatgtaaacaaaaacttttagggttttggatgcgattaattgtgattaattatttgacaccactagtattaatataataaagttttcTAATCAAATTATGATAGTTTGTGAATCTagtgttgctattgttaactaaaagtattgaagttatttttagtaatttatagagagctgaaataaaataaaagataaatgttaaaaaacctGATGGAAACCTAACTGAAGCAAATAAGCGTAACGTATTGattaactaaaactgtaataaaaaatacaattaaagccaaacagaaatattaaaaactaatgaaaattacaaaagcacttcataaaatgactaaaatgtaaactgaaattaaatagaaaactgaaaatataaaatacttcaaaattgtaataaataatataatataataaataatacttgcACACTCAACACACTAAATAAACGCACACTCAGATCTAACCAAACcaacttttcacaatccaatcaattctaCATGGGACAATTCaagtctttgtttttctttttggctttatatctctatggaagcctgtttccaccactgaattaaaaaaacaaaacaaaaaaaaaacatttattttaaatgtaactttaattctcagaattgcatggTTTAAACCCACAATTGTGagagataaagtcagaattgagagatatcaTATAATTGAGCGGTTctatcagaattgtgagtttatatcttgcaattgtcactttctcagaattgcgagtttgtttctcacaattctgactttataacacacaattgcgagttaagtcagaattatgagatataagcTCTCAATTCTGTTTTCCCCTCATAACTAGACTTTAGAACTTGCAATTGTGAaggaaaaaaatcagatttgtgatatcgcaataacctttttttatatgttttaattcagtggcggaaacgggcttccatacctATAACTACTTCATGATTAGAATTATGTGACATTACTGAAACCAAATGCATTGCAAATGCTGTTACATGCTGCGACAGTTATGTTGctaccaaaaacattttaaaatgctgttgtCCTCACCATATGTGTTTCTCGTCTGATTCCAGCTTGGTCTGTGCCGTCAGTTACACCACTCAGACGGGAGAGAAGCTGTACTTTAGAAAGTTCTTCAAGTTTCAGGTGAGCTCATTTCCTCCTCCGCTCAGTCATTCTGCGCTGTGATTGGACGCCGGCTCCACGCATCACTCCCAAACCGTTTCGCACAGAGCCGAGACTTTTAATTTACACTGAAGCTTGACATTTGAACTCCAGCATGAGATCTTGTGCTGCTCGGTGCATCAGAAGATAGTCAGCAGAGTGTTGTATTGAAGAGCAGTCTTGAGTTGTGCGATAAACTGAATTTGACATGGATTCTGTTGAGGTACAATCAAACTTCAGTTTCAACTCTATTTTGAACCAGGTTCTCAAGCCTCTAGATGTAAAAACCAAATTCTACAATGCTGAGGTAAGTTTAGtttacatttctgtgtttttataacGTTTAAAGAATTATGCCTAAGCATAATTGTTTATAGTATTTTTCACAGTCATACTGTTTAACCTCCTTTTTTTGCACTGCCTCGCTGCTTATGAAATCATTTATAGTGAGGCTATGCTTTTTAAGAACCCATTTTTATTTGATGTCTCTTTTAgtagtgtgtgtttcattcataattAGTTGTTTTGTTCACGTTTACGCTGTCTCAGAAAGAAAACTGACATATTGTCATTTTCTGGTGCATGTAACCTTCACTTctctaatgtttatttttgtgttttattcctCCATTAGAGTGACCTCAGTTCAGTGGTAATTGTTTTCCCTTctcattgcaactttttttttttttcagcataacctgtttctttccttctctttAAAGTCTTTTGAAACAAGCAAGAAGAAAACATGAGAAAAGTATTTCAGTattcaataattcattcattattatcccattagttttttttttttttttaatttgccattttttgtcattattgccATAACTTTTATtggataaaatgttattttgttatcatttgGAAAGGTTTTAGAAAGGTTACACTACCTATAACAGTAGCATAAAAAAGGCTTAAATAGGTGTTTGGctataaatgtttcattaatattaatattaacaattagCCCGAGAGGCCAAGCCAAAATTAAGTTGTTTAAAAAAGGAGGAATAGACAGACAGAGCATAAAGCTACAGtaactaacatttatttttacacaatattttcttaaagttaaaaCCATTCTTAAGATTGACTTTATTTGGAAATTTCAATTTAGTGGAAGAAAAGTTGAGAAATATTTTCCTTCTGTTTTCCTTGTTTCCTCTCACTGCTTGTGCTTCACCGCTCACTAAATCAATCATACATGTCTGACTCTGGAGAAAACATATTCACTCTTTTGTTTTCTTAGACTGGGGGAAATTGATGCTTGTTTTTTACTGATTTGACAGATTTCGCATACCGCCATGTACACTCTCTTACTGTATATGTCATTAGAATCAATTGTAATGGAGTAAAGAGTTTAAAGAGATGCCGTGACATGTTATAGTCTAACCGCAAATGCATACTTtcaaaattgttgttgttttttttgttttttttattattgaattaatcaGGCTTGGCATGGGATCTTTGCTTCATGctgtaacaataacaatacttcTGTCAAAAGGTGCTGTTGATCCACAGGCATGAACTAACCTCTACTTGAAATATCAGctcaaaatattactaatctACCGGCCGGAGATCAACtgagcagctgctttattttgctctctgcaaaaattcaacaaatttcACTTGAGCTTGATTTGAGGGGCCGCATACCAAGACTACTATTACATGAAAATGACTCAACTTCTGCGACGCTCAGATCTGAAATCATAGTATGAGCACTTTTAGTTGATCTTTAAtggtaaatgtaataaattcttTATGTGGAGCCCTTCAAATAAAGTATCTCTCCAGGATATTGTGTATAAAATATGaatctacatacagtacagtactgcATGAAATCTTACCAGGGCTGAATAAATGATTGGATCTCAGCAGCCGGTCTGATTTGATGcttttgacctttgacccttcAGACGGATGAGGTGTTTCTAGAAGCACAGATCCAGAACATCACTACATCCCCAATGTTCATGGAGAAAGTCTCTCTGGAGCCTTCCATGATGTACAACGTCACTGAGCTCAACAATGTGTCTGCTGGCATTGAGAGGTAGCCTTTACATATGATTGGGTCCATGTATTTATAGTTtggaattagtttttttgttttgtttcaaaatgtttctatttcaaataaatgctgttcttttgaacttactttCCATCAAAAAATCCGTTAAACTTGTGTGCAACTTCTTCTGTCTCTACAGCGAGTCAACGTTTGGGAGGATGTCGTATCTGCAGCCGCTGGACACGAGGCAGTATTTGTACTGTCTGAAGCCCAAGCCAGAGTTTGCAGAGAAGGCCGGGGTCATCAAGGGAGTGACGGTGATCGGCAAACTAGACATTGTGTGGAAAACCAACCTTGGGGAGAGAGGACGTCTACAGACCAGCCAGCTCCAGAGAATGGTgcactggatttaaaaaaaatcataataaagacTTGCAAGAATTCAGCTTATTTAATCAGATGAAGTATTTCATCAGTCCTTTCCACACAAAGCAGCAAgattgttacttttaaaagtaatgcattacaatattgcgtcaCTAATTGCAATACTTAGGAACTCTtcatggaaagtaatgcattactttttgtcatGTGAGcagggcttgcttatttgttttttaataacaaaaaccccaaaagttatgttttttgtCAACTGTAAAGgctctttcacaccaaaagtgaaattaataagacTCAGGCCTTCTTCAACACGAGAGGTGTCAGTGAATGCATTGGAAAAAGTAACATGCGTTACGTTTTCGAAAAAGTAACTGCGGTATTTAATAGTAATGCATTACTAGTAATCAGATTACATAACTCGTGATACTTCCCCCTGTTCTCTTCTAGGCTCCTGGTTATGGTGACGTCAGGCTTTCTCTGGAGTTGATCCCAGACACGGTCAGTCTAGAGGAGCCCTTCGACATCACCTGTAAAATCACAAACTGCAGGTGAGAGCGCTGCTgtgcgtctgtctgtgtgtttgttctgtaAGCTGTCAGTGTTAAGCGCTGGTTTGTTTGCCGTCAGTGAGAGGACCATGGATCTGGTGCTGGAGATGTGTAACACTCGCTCCGTTCACTGGTGTGGGGTGTCAGGCAGACAGCTGGGGAAACTCAGCCCCAGCGCATCCCTCTCCATCCCTCTCAAACTACTGTCCTCCGTCCAGGGTTTACAGGTACACCAAACTCAGACTTCATCAGTGGGCTTTTATCATGCATATATAGCAG is a genomic window of Cyprinus carpio isolate SPL01 chromosome B10, ASM1834038v1, whole genome shotgun sequence containing:
- the pum3 gene encoding LOW QUALITY PROTEIN: pumilio homolog 3 (The sequence of the model RefSeq protein was modified relative to this genomic sequence to represent the inferred CDS: inserted 2 bases in 1 codon; deleted 1 base in 1 codon), translated to MKLGEEVVFTRRWRSCEDYIFRTARKTTRQTTSQHRQRSGGDGGPQKLNRKPSDGKFTKKRKXTPGSRKDEGSEGKKPKWDEFKQKKKELKQNRQQNEKKESYLIVSRAKQVWEIVRRKGCDKRKRTKQMKELQRLVKEKLKQSKQQVGAVMSAFKGTVRQMLRHSEKLESIMDEMKQILTPVAQKEAVIKVFLDFFAHAAAKQRTEMIESIREAVVYMAHTHDGARVTMHCLWHGTPKDRKVIVKMMKSYIGKFAMLDDEDGQLHMAEHRAGHLVLKWLMVQDATMKEAERKERFSRILLEKVGMENLKTWASVNRGAIVLCCLLQSADESVAVEVKVMLKSILPELQKAQNSKGVEVLLEKLADVCKYKTHKNNIYLYYYFSFYSHETNQEHGYTCYISPLKSMETFS
- the trappc13 gene encoding trafficking protein particle complex subunit 13 isoform X1 → MQVKGQSSAADKMDVSQAKQEHLLALKVMRLTKPTLFTNMPVTCEDRDLPGDLFIRLMKDDPSTVKGAETLILGEMLTLPQNFGNIFLGETFSSYISVHNDSNQVVKDILVKADLQTSSQRLNLSASNSAVSELKPECCIDDVIHHEVKEIGTHILVCAVSYTTQTGEKLYFRKFFKFQVLKPLDVKTKFYNAESDLSSVTDEVFLEAQIQNITTSPMFMEKVSLEPSMMYNVTELNNVSAGIESESTFGRMSYLQPLDTRQYLYCLKPKPEFAEKAGVIKGVTVIGKLDIVWKTNLGERGRLQTSQLQRMAPGYGDVRLSLELIPDTVSLEEPFDITCKITNCSERTMDLVLEMCNTRSVHWCGVSGRQLGKLSPSASLSIPLKLLSSVQGLQSISGLRLTDTFLKRTYEYDDIAQVCVVCPYTSPES
- the trappc13 gene encoding trafficking protein particle complex subunit 13 isoform X3; the protein is MQVKGQSSAADKMDVSQAKQEHLLALKVMRLTKPTLFTNMPVTCEDRDLPGDLFIRLMKDDPSTVKGAETLILGEMLTLPQNFGNIFLGETFSSYISVHNDSNQVVKDILVKADLQTSSQRLNLSASNSAVSELKPECCIDDVIHHEVKEIGTHILVCAVSYTTQTGEKLYFRKFFKFQTDEVFLEAQIQNITTSPMFMEKVSLEPSMMYNVTELNNVSAGIESESTFGRMSYLQPLDTRQYLYCLKPKPEFAEKAGVIKGVTVIGKLDIVWKTNLGERGRLQTSQLQRMAPGYGDVRLSLELIPDTVSLEEPFDITCKITNCSERTMDLVLEMCNTRSVHWCGVSGRQLGKLSPSASLSIPLKLLSSVQGLQSISGLRLTDTFLKRTYEYDDIAQVCVVCPYTSPES
- the trappc13 gene encoding trafficking protein particle complex subunit 13 isoform X2, which gives rise to MQVKGQSSAADKMDVSQAKQEHLLALKVMRLTKPTLFTNMPVTCEDRDLPGDLFIRLMKDDPSTVKGAETLILGEMLTLPQNFGNIFLGETFSSYISVHNDSNQVVKDILVKADLQTSSQRLNLSASNSAVSELKPECCIDDVIHHEVKEIGTHILVCAVSYTTQTGEKLYFRKFFKFQVLKPLDVKTKFYNAETDEVFLEAQIQNITTSPMFMEKVSLEPSMMYNVTELNNVSAGIESESTFGRMSYLQPLDTRQYLYCLKPKPEFAEKAGVIKGVTVIGKLDIVWKTNLGERGRLQTSQLQRMAPGYGDVRLSLELIPDTVSLEEPFDITCKITNCSERTMDLVLEMCNTRSVHWCGVSGRQLGKLSPSASLSIPLKLLSSVQGLQSISGLRLTDTFLKRTYEYDDIAQVCVVCPYTSPES